The sequence below is a genomic window from Methylotuvimicrobium sp. KM2.
AGGATTGATATTATTGCGGGCTACTCTGGCACAGTCGTCAGCCGCGATGAATAGTCATAATTTGCAATACCTTATTCCGTTTAGCGCAATAAACCGGGTGAAGCGTCATCCTTGCGCTTCCCCGATTAGGGTTTAGGCGGCTTGTTTTAACGCGACCTTCGGGAAATCAATATCGACCCGGCTGGCTTTACCCAAAATATTGGTCAGAATATTCATGCCGACATGGGTGATCACCTCGACGATTTCGGCCTCGCTGAAACCGGCGTCACGCATGGATTGCAATTCCGTATTAGTGACCTCGCCTTTGTGTTCGACCAGGTCTCGAGCGAATTTAACTGCCACCGCCGCTTTGGCATCCTGACTGGAACCGGCGCGGTTGGCTTCGATTTCAGCGCCGTTCAAACCGGCTTTGCGGCCGATGGCGGTATGAGCGGACAGACAGTATTCGCACTCGTTCTTCTGGGCCAACGCCAATGCGATACGTTCGCGGGTGCTAGCGTCCAGCGAGCCATGACCCGCGATGTGATGCAAACCGAGGAAGGCTTTCAAAGCATCAGGCGAGTGGGCGAATACGCGTAGAAAGTTAGGCACCATGCCCAATTGCCCCTGGATGGCTTCAAATAGTGCGCGTTGTTCGATATTGGCGGTTTCGTTGCTAACTGTTGTAATACGACTCATGAGTGTTCTCCAAAGAATTAAAGGGGTTGATGTAAGCCTGAGTGAAATTCAGCAGGCGGGTACAGTGTGATCTATTGCGAAAAATTAAAGAATGCCTAAAATTATCAATTAACTATTCCGATTTATGGAATTACGAATGGATAGATTGCATTTAATGAGCGTTTATGTGGCAGTGGTCGAAGCCGAAGGCTTTGCCGGCGGCGCGCGCAAGTTGCACATGTCACCACCCGCCGTGACGCGGGCGGTAGCGGCGTTGGAAGAGCGCTTGGGGGTTAAGTTGCTGAACCGCACCACCCGCTACGTGCGGATGACCGAGGCCGGCCAGAAGTATTATGAAGACAGCAAACGCATCATCGCCTTGGCTGATGAAGCCGACGATGCGGCGCTGGGCATCAATGCCGAACCGCGCGGCCAACTCACGGTGACAGCCTCGGTATTGTTCGGGCGCTTGTTCGTCATGCCGGGTATTGTCGATTATTTACAAC
It includes:
- a CDS encoding peroxidase-related enzyme (This protein belongs to a clade of uncharacterized proteins related to peroxidases such as the alkylhydroperoxidase AhpD.), giving the protein MSRITTVSNETANIEQRALFEAIQGQLGMVPNFLRVFAHSPDALKAFLGLHHIAGHGSLDASTRERIALALAQKNECEYCLSAHTAIGRKAGLNGAEIEANRAGSSQDAKAAVAVKFARDLVEHKGEVTNTELQSMRDAGFSEAEIVEVITHVGMNILTNILGKASRVDIDFPKVALKQAA